Proteins from one Candidatus Polarisedimenticolaceae bacterium genomic window:
- a CDS encoding VIT1/CCC1 transporter family protein gives MSAGTGASRRVLDPIERVSEVLFGLIMVLTFTGSLSVADAGRTEVRTMLLGALGCNLAWGIIDGVFYLMGSLAETGRRLLALRGVRAASDPKEGARLVAESLPPVVASLLKPEELEALHGRAKALPEPPARAGLRKDEWLGAVGVFLLVFLTTFPVVIPFLFMKDLLVALRISNAIAIVMLFGAGYAFGKMTGRRPVGAGLAMVVVGGVLVSVTIALGG, from the coding sequence GTGAGCGCGGGGACGGGCGCCTCCCGGCGCGTGCTGGACCCGATCGAACGCGTGTCGGAGGTCCTGTTCGGTCTGATCATGGTCCTCACGTTCACCGGCTCGCTCAGCGTCGCCGACGCCGGACGGACGGAAGTGCGCACGATGCTTCTCGGCGCGCTCGGATGCAATCTGGCGTGGGGGATCATCGACGGGGTCTTCTACCTGATGGGGTCCCTGGCCGAGACCGGGCGCCGCCTGCTCGCGCTGCGCGGCGTGCGGGCGGCATCCGATCCGAAGGAGGGGGCCCGGCTCGTCGCCGAGTCGCTTCCCCCGGTCGTCGCCTCCCTGCTGAAGCCGGAGGAGCTCGAGGCGCTCCACGGCCGCGCGAAGGCTCTCCCCGAGCCCCCCGCACGCGCCGGCCTGCGCAAGGACGAGTGGCTGGGCGCCGTCGGCGTGTTCCTGCTGGTGTTCCTCACCACCTTCCCGGTGGTGATCCCCTTCCTGTTCATGAAGGACCTCCTGGTCGCGCTGCGCATCTCGAACGCGATCGCGATCGTCATGTTGTTCGGGGCGGGATACGCCTTCGGAAAGATGACGGGCCGTCGCCCCGTGGGGGCGGGCCTCGCGATGGTCGTCGTCGGCGGCGTCCTCGTGAGCGTCACGATCGCGCTCGGAGGATGA